The Tachysurus fulvidraco isolate hzauxx_2018 chromosome 10, HZAU_PFXX_2.0, whole genome shotgun sequence genome segment acgtgaataccaaacataaacaaaaggcacatggccaaagtccgggctgagtcctgacagtagcCCCCCCccgaggcgcggctcccgacgcGCAAACCCGTCCTAACAGTCCCGACGGGGTCCAGgagggggggagcaaggcacacggcgaggcaggaggggggagcaaggcacacggcgaggcaggtggggggagcaaggcacacggcggcgcagccagagagggccgagcgacgtcctcGGCTGAAcgggagggccgagcgacgtcctcGGCTGAAcgggagggccgagcgacgtcctcGGCTGAACAGGAGGTGTCCTCGGCCGAACGggagggccgagcgatgtccacagccgaacgggagggccgagcgacgtccacagccgaacggGAGGGCCGAGCGCAGCCCCGACGCACCCGACTTTCAATAACTGTATATATTCAAGTGCCATTGTGTAACTTTTCTGTCCTGGACTATTTTTCAGTCCCACATCTGTAGTCTCCCTCAAATCTCAGATATCTAGCAGCTAACCTCCTTCTGTGGCACACCTCAAACAACTGTGCAGCAAGTGTTACACACCCAGAGGTGAGGAGGGGAAGACATCAGCTGTGGGTTCCTGCAGAACAAGATCAAAGCTGCAATGACTTATACACTACCAGTCAAACGTTTGGACACACTGGATTATACATTTTATGGCCTTAAAGACATTGTGATAAAGGTTTTTATGAGGTTCCTCCAGTAGAAATGGACTAGAATTTCTCACTGTGCATAGACATGGAATGTAAATGGACTTCTCAGgtaatctgtatttttttctgttataagATTATTTAGGACACTGTTGGGTTGCTGTGTGTAGAGTTGCATGACTCTATATTTAGCTCATTGGTGTCAAGATctgggggcttagtggttagcacgttcgcctcacacctccaggattgggggtccgattcccacctctgccttgtgtgtgcggaatttgcatgttctccccgtgcctcgggggtttcctccgggtactacggtttcctccccggtccaaagacatgcatggtaggttgattggcatctctggaaaattgtccgtagtgtgtgtgtgtgtgtgcgtgaatgagtgtgtgtgccctttgatgggttggcactccgtccagggtgtatcctgcctcgatgcccgatgatgcctgaaaggctccccgtgacccgaggtagttcggttaagcagtagaaaatgagtgatcAAGTGTCAAGATCtgtttggaatgaaaacctgcagccACACGAGCCCTTTGCAGATGAGACTGAACACCACGGTTTAGAGCTGATGGGCAGGATGATGAGAAAGGGAGGGATGGGAGAACCCTGCTGAGGAAACCATTTATATCTCCACAATAACACTGGTATGGAAAGAAAATGGGCAGCACAGCTAATTATCACATTTTAAAATTGCcataataacattatataatatttatagtaGGATATAGTAGGATTTAGTAGGATATAGTAGGATAGGATCTAGTaggatttagatttagattaaaaatataaaaatacttattaaataatatgctccattaaccaccactgtggagtgtgacatccGAAATAAATCCAAGGCTGAATAAAGGctcaaacaaaaaaggaaaaaattctatttttagCCTCTGGTATAAGTGTTCATAACGCCAAGGTGTAAATGGCTATGACTCCTGGATGGCCACATGTGATCAGAGTATTCAGTCACTCAGCAGGCAGGTGACTCATCaagagtgtgtttctgtctcacacCCAGCGTACCTACAGATGTTGTTGATTATTATAAAGGGATGTCATGCCAAATaatgactttgtttattttattattctttactaATATTTCATCAGTTTCTTTTCAAAGCCTAACTACGCAAAGTCTTAGTAAACCAGGACAATGTACAAATTGTAAGGTCATACGTCCAGATAGTAATGGGCGATATAAACGATATGCGATATAAACGATACAAAATTGGCCTACGATAGAGATTTTAATTCTATTGCACTATCGCGATAATGCTTGTTGATGACGCAATCTACCCGCGAAATTTAGAGCCACGAGCTGCAGCTGGCTGCAAAGAATCATCATATTCGCCATTTTGAATAAACATGGCTGAAAGCGTCAGCGAAACAGAGGAGCTCGTGAAAAAGACCGGTGCAACGTCTATTATTTGGACTTGGTTTGGATTTAAGCCGTCTGATGAGCAGCAGAAAAATATactctgtagagtgtgtggggcAAAAGTTCCAGCTAAGAGTGGTAACACTACTAATCTGTTCTACCACCTCAAAACTAAACATGTCGTTGAATACCACCAGCATTGCCAGGCAATGCAGCCAACCGCAAGATCCAGTACAAAGAATGCAGGACAGAAAAAACAGGAACTGATCCAAACCTCAATCCAACAGTCATTTTCAAAAGGTACTCCTTATATTAGGAAGAGCCCGCGATGGATTGAAATTACCAGGGCCATAACTGTTTACTTGTGTAAGGACATGGTCCCTTTTCAAACGGTAGAGAGACGCGGCTTTAAAGCCATGATCAGAGCTATTGATCCACGATATGAGGTGCCAAGCCGCAAATACTTCACAGAAACCGAGATGCCAAAATTGTATGCCGAGCTCCGCGAAAATGTTGAAAAAGAGCTGTGTGACTTGAAATACTTTGCTACTACAACGGACCTGTGGTCGAGCCGTACCATGGAGCCTTTCCTCAGTCTGACCATTCACTATATAACGGATGATTGGAATCTTGGCAGCCGGTGTTTGCAGACGTCGTACTTCCCCGCTGAACATTCGGCCGAGGAGATAGCACAAGGACTCAAGGAAGCGCTTGAGTCATGGGGTTTTAAAGAAGAAAGCCAAGTTTGCATTACTACTGATAACGGAACGAACGTGGTCAAGGCAGCGTCTCTGAATGATTGGACCAGGCTGCAATGCTTTGGACACAGACTGCACCTCGCCATCGGTAGGTTAAAAATTTGTGCATATgcataatatgaatattttaataaatatttatatatatatataaacctacttggtattatattattatattaattatttttgttatgttatatatatatataatagttgCCTATATTACTGCACAGTTATGTTGCATTTGCGTTTAGAGATGTAGAATTTGCCTCTGTTCAGTTGTATACCCAATGCTATTTTAATGTTGCATTTGTGTTAAGTGATGTTCATTCAATCCTAATCAAGCATTTCAATAGTTGTAATGATagttgttcagtgtgtgtggggagagagagattatagaTGAAATTAACTAATATCTTACAAATTTGTCAACAGAAAAAAGTATGAAAGACCCCCGAACTGACCGTGCTGTTGGCGTATGCAAGAAGATTGTGAGTGCCTTTTCATACTcttggaaaagaagaaaagagttGAAGAAAGCCCAGGCAGAGCACCATCTTCCCTTTCATCGGCTCATCACAGACACACCAACAAGGTGGGGGTCACGCCAGATGATGATCCAGAGGGTGCTTGAACAAGAGAAGGCACTATCACAGGTACTGAAAGCAGACAAGAAAACCAAACACCTGGTACCCACTTGGCAAGATACAGATGTCTTGGAATCTATAAGCCGGACCCTCGGCCCACTGCTGGAATTCACAGACGCGCTGTCTGGTGAAGATTATGTCAGTGTGTCGTACATCAAACCTGTTCTCCATATTTTCAACAACACTGTTCTTGCTGCAGCTGATGATGACACTGAGCTGACCAAGGACATGAAAAGAGTCATCCTAGAGTACTTAAACGAGAAGTACTCGGACCCAAAAATGGTTGACCTGTTGGATATGGCCTCCTTGGTCGACCCACGGTTTAAAGATGCATATATAGCTGATGACCGCCAGGAGTTCATCAAGACCAGAGCGGTAGCAGAAATTCTGTCACTGTTAGAGGTGCAAGCTGCAACAGTCAGAGAGCCACTgccacacacaagcacagaagCTGCAGCTGATGGTGCTGAAGCTGCTGAAGTAGCTGTTGAGAGGCaatcaaagaaagtaaaacggAGCCTGGGAAGCTTTTTCAAAAAGGCCTCCTCCGATGGCACAGCTGCTCTCACTGACAGAGAGGCCATAAAAGTGGAGCTAAAAAGTTACCTGCAGACAATGCAGGTTGATGCAGAGACTGATCCACTGGACTGGTGGCGGCTGTACCAAGCTAATTTTCCAAGGGTGGCTAGACTGGCCCAGAAATATCTCTGTATCCCGGCCACAAGTGCTCCTTCAGAAAGGGCATTTAGCTTTGGTGGCAACATTGTTACATGCCACCGGTCTCTGTTGAAGCCAGAGACTGTGGACAAGCTTGTGTTCCTGGCTAATAATCTTTAGCCTAACAAATGACAAATGGTGTGTATTAAACAAAATCTCAGTGAGTGCCTGATTTTAGGGTTCGTTGTTGTTGCTTTTTGAGAAGACACCAGACAGTTTTTCCTGTTCTTTGCGTATTTTGTCcttttaagaaaataactaaaactacatttgcactttttactgtatatatggcaTGGCACTACTGTAAAGaaacttttatactttaaaaattTTCTTTAGTTGACTTATATGTTCCTTATActgaaagtattttatttatttattttgtgctttcatttagcactttataatgttttcttttgaagTATATGTGCACTACACTTGgaagaattttctttatttaaaatagccATGCCTAATACTATATCCCTAATTCACAGTGTCTGTtcctttattaaaaagaaaccagttttaatttcattaggagaacaaaatgtttaaaaccaaATGTGTTACCTCGGCTGCAGGTgtgaaatatgtttttatttaaagtatctGTGCATTTACACACAATTTCCTTTGCCTAATTAATACTGAAAGTATTTTCAGTACAGTGTATGTTCCGTAACTAAAAAGACACCAGGTTTTCTGTTGTCTGCAACTTGGGTGGCATGTAAGAACCAAGTATAGTGCCTTTTAGAAggaaagacttttatttatctgcaacattttgttgtataattacagttttgcttttgcacaataaatgttctcaatgacatgtttctttatttcttaaaaaaaatacatttagcagTTTGGCTTTCCTAAGGGTCTGTGTAACCTGTTCTGAAATGGTTctattatcatttatatatcaCAATATATATCGTTATCGCAAGAGGCTGCAATGTATATCGCAATATGGATTTTAGGCCATATCGCCCATCCCTACGTCCAGACATTGTCCTGGTTTACTAAGAAACACTTGCCTTGGTACAGTAAATAGTTTCCAGCCACAGTGTGCAGCTTCACTCTCTTCTGTGGTTTGAAATGGAAATGTGGTGAAGCCTTTAGTGGTGCTGCAACATGAAAGGTATCAGACTGAAGAGGAACCAAGCAAACCCATCTTAATCTGGGTAGTGAGATCATAAATAATGACAATATTATctgtaaaagaataaagacatctGTACTAAATAACAGACACCACGACCATGTTTACCAGAATATCTTCAAAAACACATAACAGGAAAGAACAGCACCATTTATACATACAGTCACTGAGCCAGACAAGCAGCAGCAGCCTTTCCATGAACCCTCTGGTGGTTACGGTACAAAACCCATACTGTAATCATCTGGATCTGATGACAGATAAACGAATCTACtgaatttcttttatatatattttttcaggcATTACAAATTCTGACTCTGCTGACACTGATTTCACTGCATTTCTCTGAGATTATCAGCCCAATATTTGTCCACATCAAGTCTCTCCTTGGTGCTTGTTAATTAATTGTGTATATGTGATTGAACTGCGTGAGTTTATGAATAAATGCAGGCCAATCTGAGAATGCAGGCCAACACTTGTGAAGCACAAATGAAGGTGCAATAAGAGGGCTGGGTCTGTACATGCTTTCTGAGAAATAAAATGGGACTAGTCAGCAGCTTATTGGACACCTTGAGAAAAACAGGATGTagaaacacagagaaaggaGGAACTTAAAACACAGAGAAAGGAACACAGAAATGCTGACCTAACTACATACCTCCAAAAGCATCACTTGTTTATAGACCATCCGAACATCTAAGAGAGAAATGTCCCAAATCCTGAGTCTGTTTACACCACCGCTGCTGTTTGGTGAGTTCTAAACCACATCGATGTGAATTATAAAGAACTGTTTCAGTGTAGATCTGAGAGACTGGATGATATTCAGGACCTTTTTGAAAAATCATTAGACCTGATAAGGATATGTTTGGTAATCAAGAAATGTAACTAAAGACAGTTTGCCAAATAACGTTCAAAATCGAATGATGTGATGTACGAGTTAGCTGAATTAGATAATCGATATGTTCACACTGATTTACAGGTTAAATGGTTTGTAGAGTGATGATGATCCTGTTAACATGTTGTTGGTCTTCCAGGTGTTTTTTGGCCAAGTATCCTTCAGATCACTTCAGCTGATCACGTATCTGTCCATCCTGGAGAGAACATCACCCTGCACTGTAACATATCTATTACAACTAATTATGATCAGATACTGTGGTATCAACTGGGATCTGAGGAGGTGAAGCTGCTGATATCTGCTGAACAGGGGAGGCTGGATAAAAAGTTTCTGCTTAGTTATAATGTGAACGAGAGTCAATTTGATATAACAGAAAGATGCAGTTTAGTGATTATTGAcgttagacagacagacctggGATTTTATTACTGTGAAGGTCGAAAGGATAAGACACACATTCAGTTTGAGAAACCCATCAGACTGAGTTTTACAGGTTGGTGaaaatattttcttcatttatgaatattaatattgtcTTACTGCATATTTGTGTATTCGTTCAGCTGAACAATTTAACATatagttaaaaaaacatttccatttttgttttaatgggTCATTTCAAATGTATTAAACCTTTGTAaagaattattataaacattttagaatGAAACTAGATTTTACAGAACCGTGTA includes the following:
- the LOC113653843 gene encoding E3 SUMO-protein ligase ZBED1-like; protein product: MAESVSETEELVKKTGATSIIWTWFGFKPSDEQQKNILCRVCGAKVPAKSGNTTNLFYHLKTKHVVEYHQHCQAMQPTARSSTKNAGQKKQELIQTSIQQSFSKGTPYIRKSPRWIEITRAITVYLCKDMVPFQTVERRGFKAMIRAIDPRYEVPSRKYFTETEMPKLYAELRENVEKELCDLKYFATTTDLWSSRTMEPFLSLTIHYITDDWNLGSRCLQTSYFPAEHSAEEIAQGLKEALESWGFKEESQVCITTDNGTNVVKAASLNDWTRLQCFGHRLHLAIEKSMKDPRTDRAVGVCKKIVSAFSYSWKRRKELKKAQAEHHLPFHRLITDTPTRWGSRQMMIQRVLEQEKALSQVLKADKKTKHLVPTWQDTDVLESISRTLGPLLEFTDALSGEDYVSVSYIKPVLHIFNNTVLAAADDDTELTKDMKRVILEYLNEKYSDPKMVDLLDMASLVDPRFKDAYIADDRQEFIKTRAVAEILSLLEVQAATVREPLPHTSTEAAADGAEAAEVAVERQSKKVKRSLGSFFKKASSDGTAALTDREAIKVELKSYLQTMQVDAETDPLDWWRLYQANFPRVARLAQKYLCIPATSAPSERAFSFGGNIVTCHRSLLKPETVDKLVFLANNL
- the LOC113653807 gene encoding uncharacterized protein LOC113653807 isoform X1 produces the protein MSQILSLFTPPLLFGVFWPSILQITSADHVSVHPGENITLHCNISITTNYDQILWYQLGSEEVKLLISAEQGRLDKKFLLSYNVNESQFDITERCSLVIIDVRQTDLGFYYCEGRKDKTHIQFEKPIRLSFTEDHDTSSKHPDTELCTGSEMWITRIVCLISVLINLICMCVICYRFKGRSASSSSSYCCSNTKGSTEKMDKQEENVHYASIQHKRKHRAASKKKTSDLDCVTYATVTSQARRH
- the LOC113653807 gene encoding uncharacterized protein LOC113653807 isoform X2, translated to MSQILSLFTPPLLFGVFWPSILQITSADHVSVHPGENITLHCNISITTNYDQILWYQLGSEEVKLLISAEQGRLDKKFLLSYNVNESQFDITERCSLVIIDVRQTDLGFYYCEGRKDKTHIQFEKPIRLSFTEDHDTSSKHPDTELCTGSEMWITRIVCLISVLINLICMCVICYRFKGRSASSSSSYCCSNTKGSTEKMDKEENVHYASIQHKRKHRAASKKKTSDLDCVTYATVTSQARRH